The region AACTCGGTCAATCCGGCTAATAATCCCAAAACAAGGGGATAGTCGAGACCCAGCAAATACATACCGCCAAAAATGATGAAGCCCATAATGATACTAAGCAGCACCTGTCCGCGGACGTATTTACTCACAACGGCGCCAATTTCTTCAATCACGGCCGTCGCTTGGTCCCGCTTTCCGGCAGGAAAAAGGTCTACTGCCATGCTCTTTAGCTCCCGCCAGTCTTTTAAAAAATAATAGGCCAAAACGGGAACAACAATCAGTTCAACTACTTGACCGGCAAAACCAATGACGGCATTTACCGCCCGCCGAGCCAATTCCACGGAAAACGCAACCGCCCGCGCCAGACCTTCGTCAATTAACCCCCGCACATTGTCGGGAACTTCGGCCATGTTGGCACGATACTCAATAGTACTTGTCAATGTCCGAATTTTACTAAGCAGTACCGGTAAGCTGTCGGCCAGTTTGGCAAATTCGTGCGTAAACGGCAGGAGGATATAGGCACCAACGAGGGTCAGCGCCAGGGACGCAAAAAGAAACCCCAGCAATATGGCGACAGGACGGGAGCAGGCTTGTTTTTTCGGCCCAAACGACATAGAGCATAGCAAATTTACTACCGGATTTAAGACAAACGCCAAGATGATTGCCAAGATTATG is a window of Sporolituus thermophilus DSM 23256 DNA encoding:
- a CDS encoding AI-2E family transporter, which codes for MLPERWVKFGVLVAGLYLLSKATAIYLPIILAIILAFVLNPVVNLLCSMSFGPKKQACSRPVAILLGFLFASLALTLVGAYILLPFTHEFAKLADSLPVLLSKIRTLTSTIEYRANMAEVPDNVRGLIDEGLARAVAFSVELARRAVNAVIGFAGQVVELIVVPVLAYYFLKDWRELKSMAVDLFPAGKRDQATAVIEEIGAVVSKYVRGQVLLSIIMGFIIFGGMYLLGLDYPLVLGLLAGLTEFIPIIGPIIGAIPAVLLAYATEPALALKVLIFYFLAQQLENHIILPKIMGQTIELHPVFVIVSLLIGGQLYGIVGMMLAVPVAAILRVLLKHLWYYGEG